A window of the Arachis duranensis cultivar V14167 chromosome 5, aradu.V14167.gnm2.J7QH, whole genome shotgun sequence genome harbors these coding sequences:
- the LOC107489580 gene encoding myosin-11, which yields MARRELGKLKMATRKIGALQEAKEKLEEKGGRTHLASPTRKKFTASKSPKHKRYRNYRNSLQDMQSKLNETNALLVKERECSACQGARECKEGYH from the exons ATGGCCAGGAGAGAACTCGGGAAACTGAAGATG GCTACAAGGAAAATTGGTGCACTTCAAGAAGCAAAGGAAAAACTTGAAGAAAAGGGTGGAAGAACTCACCTAGCATCTCCAACTAGGAAAAAGTTTACGG CCTCGAAGAGTCCAAAGCACAAGAGATATCGAAACTACAGAAATTCATTACAGGATATGCAGAGTAAACTTAATGAAACCAATGCTCTGCTTGTCAAGGAGCGAGAATGCTCTGCTTGTCAAGGAGCGAGAGAATGTAAAGAAGGTTACCATTGA